From Lycium ferocissimum isolate CSIRO_LF1 chromosome 12, AGI_CSIRO_Lferr_CH_V1, whole genome shotgun sequence, one genomic window encodes:
- the LOC132039680 gene encoding novel plant SNARE 13, whose product MANLDLQMNPQMEQIHGEIRDNFRALANGFQKLDKIKDSNRQSKQLEELTGKMRECKRLIKEFDREIKDEETRNPPEVNKQLNDEKQSMIKELNSYVALRKTYMSSLGNKRVELFDMGAGGSEPTAEENVQMASAMSNQELISAGNKTMDETDQAIERSKQVVHQTLEVGTQTATTLKGQTDQMGRVVNELDTIQFSIKKASQLVKEIGRQVATDKCIMLFLFLIVCGVIAIIVVKVVHPNNKDIRDIPGLAPPAPSRRLLYLKPGQDFM is encoded by the exons ATGGCTAATTTGGACTtgcaaatgaatccacaaatggaACAGATCCATGGAGAGATTCGGGACAATTTTCGAGCCTTAGC AAATGGATTTCAAAAGCTGGATAAGATCAAAGATTCCAACAGACAGAGTAAACAGTTGGAAGAACTTACTGGGAAGATGAGAGAGTGTAAAAG GTTAATTAAAGAGTTTGATCGTGAAATTAAAGACGAGGAGACTAGAAACCCTCCTGAGGTCAACAAACAACTCAACGATGAGAAGCAATCAATG ATCAAGGAGCTAAACTCATATGTGGCCTTGAGAAAAAC GTATATGAGCAGTCTAGGCAATAAGAGGGTTGAACTATTTGATATGGGAGCAGGTGGAAGTGAACCAACGGCAGAGGAAAATGTCCAAATGGCATCAG CAATGTCAAATCAGGAGCTAATCAGTGCTGGAAATAAGACAATGGATGAAACTGATCAAGCCATTGAACGCTCCAAACAG GTTGTCCATCAAACACTTGAAGTGGGAACACAAACTGCTACTACCTTGAAAGGCCAA ACTGATCAAATGGGTCGTGTTGTCAATGAGCTCGACACTATACAATTCTCCATCAAAAAAGCATCGCAGCTTGTCAAGGAAATTGGACGGCAG GTTGCCACGGATAAATGCATCATGCTTTTCCTCTTCCTCATTGTCTGTGGTGTAATTGCCATAATTGTTGTCAAG GTTGTGCATCCTAACAACAAGGATATAAGGGATATCCCTGGACTGGCTCCTCCAGCGCCGTCAAGGAGATTGCTATATCTAAAGCCTGGACAAGATTTCATGTAA